One stretch of Lucilia cuprina isolate Lc7/37 chromosome 6, ASM2204524v1, whole genome shotgun sequence DNA includes these proteins:
- the LOC111682385 gene encoding uncharacterized protein LOC111682385 isoform X2 produces MAALPQGAFVACKLREQYRDRDLIISRLKSSGEKNEPKIFSGNKKLMEYSPVKYNEKLMNSIWGFYNRYSPHNIKSNEIVSFDLAYNQQQQSAVANQAIAHNIAMAVTTGKEWTFMDKK; encoded by the exons ATGGCAGCATTACCTCAAGGTGCATTTGTGGCATGCAAATTACGTGAACAATATCGTGATAGAGATTTAATAATTTCTCGATTGAAATCAAGCGGCGAAAAAAATGAACCGAAAATTTTCAGCGGcaacaaaaaat TAATGGAATACAGTCCAGTAAAGTACAACGAGAAATTAATGAATTCAATTTGGGGATTCTATAATCGTTATTCACCccataatataaaaagtaatgaAATCGTTTCCTTCGATCTTGCTTATAATCAGCAACAGCA atcTGCTGTTGCTAATCAAGCCATTGCTCATAATATAGCAATGGCTGTCACTACCGGTAAGGAATGGACTTTTATGgacaaaaagtaa